GTGATGTTTGCCATGATCCTGCTGTGCTGGCTGGTCAACACCCAGCGCCTGCGCCTGCTGCTGGGCGATCAGCGCGCCAAGGTCAGCCCGGTGAAAAGCCTGGGCGTGGTGATGGCGGCCGAATTCGCCTACTGCGCCACACCGGGCGGCAGCGGCGGGCCGTTGACCATCATGGCACTGCTGGCCCGCAACGGCGTGCGACCGGCCAGGGGCAGCGCGGTGTTCGCCATGGATCAACTGAGCGACCTGCTGTTTTTCCTCTGCGCACTGGTGGGGATTCTGATTTATGCGCTGTTCCAGCACCTCAGCGAGCGCATGGAGTGGTTGCTGATGGTCAGCGCGCTTTCTCTGTTCGGCGGCTTGCTCAGTTGCGTGGCGATCGCGCGTTACCACCGCCTGCTGATCCGCCTGGGCGGCCGGCTGCTGGTACGCCTGAATGTCAAAGGCAGCACCCGCCTGCGCTGGGCGCGCAAACTCCTGCATTTTCTCGCGGCGTTCACCGATACGCTGAAGTTGCCTTTCAATACCCTGATCACCGTGTTCGCCCTGACCTGTGTGCACTGGCTGCTGCGCTACAGCGTGCTGTACCTGGCGTTGCGCGGGCTGGGGGCGGACCTGCAATGGGCCTGGAGCTTCCTGATCCAGATGCTCTCGCTGAGCGCGGGTCAGTTCAGCCTGTTGCCTGGAGGCGCCGGCGCAGCGGAACTGACCTCGGCGGCACTGCTGACGCCGATGGTCGGCAAATCCACCGCCGCCGCGGCGATCCTGATCTGGCGGGCAGTGACCTATTACTTCTACCTGGTGGTGGGTGGCCCGGTGTTTTTGCTGATGCTGGGACGGCCGTTGCTCAAGAAGCTAATGAGACCGAAGCAGGCGTAACCCCGGCACCCGTGGGAGCGAGCCCGCTCGCGATGGTGGACCGGGCACAGCAGGGTGTCAGATTGACCGCGTCATCGTTGAAAACCATCGCGAGCAGGCTCGCTCCCACAGAAGATCAAGAACGGGGTCCCTGTAGGAGCGAGCATGCTCGCGATGGTGGACCGGGCACCGTGGGGTGTCAGGCGGCCAGCGTTATCGTTAACGACCATCGCGGGCAAGCCCGCTCCTACAGAAGATCAAGAACGGGTCCCCTGTGGGAGCGAGCCTGCTCGCGATGGTGGACCGGGCACCGCAGGGTGTCAGATTGACAGCGTTATCGTTGGCGACCATCGCGAGCAGGCTCGCTCCCACAATTCAGTCGGGTTTCGCCGGTACTTTTTCGGCTTGGGGGTTCAACTGCTCCCACAACGCCTGCGCATCCGGGAATTCCGTGCCGTCTTCCGGGCTCAGGTCGTCCGGGTCGTAGCGGCTCAGGCAACCCTCTCCCAGGGTTGCGGGTGCCCGGGAGGTGGCTTTGTCCAGGGGGTCAGCCATGATCATTTCCTCGATGCTGAAACGGCGAAGGGCCTGGAGCGATTGAACGCCCAGGCCCTTCGAATTTCAACCTTGTTGTAGCGCGGTCAGAACACCACGGTTTTGTTGCCGTGTACCAGCACGCGGTCTTCCAGGTGGTAACGCAGGCCACGGGCCAGCACCATCTTCTCGACGTCACGGCCGAAACGCACCATGTCTTCGATGCTGTCGCTGTGGCTGACACGCACCACGTCCTGCTCGATGATCGGACCGGCGTCCAGCTCTTCGGTGACGTAGTGGCAGGTCGCGCCGATCAGCTTGACCCCACGCATCGACGCCTGGTGATACGGCTTGGCGCCGACGAACGACGGCAGGAAGCTGTGGTGAATGTTGATCACCTTGTGCGCGTACTCGCTGCACAGCGCCGGTGGCAGGATTTGCATGTAGCGGGCCAGGACCACTACTTCGGCATCGTGCTGCTTGACCAGGCGCGACACTTCGGCGAATGCCGGCTCTTTATCCTGCGGGTTGACCGGCACGTGGTAGTAAGGAATGCCGTGCCACTCGACCATGCTGCGCAGGTCGTCGTGGTTGGAAATCACGCAGGAAATTTCGCAATCCAGCTCATCGCTGTGCCAGCGGTGCAGCAGGTCGGCCAGGCAGTGAGACTCGCGACTGGCCATCAGCACCACGCGTTTTTTCTGCGCGGTGTCGGTGATGCGCCAGTCCATCGAGAACTCTTCGGCAATCGGCGCAAATGCCTCGCGAAAGGCTTCGATTCCGAAAGGCAACGAATCGGCCCGAATTTCGTGACGCATGAAGAACCAGCCACTCTGATTGTCCGAGTGGTGGCTCGCTTCAGTGATCCAGCCGTTATGAGACGCCAGAAAGTTACTGACTTTAGCAACGATACCAACGCGGTCCGGGCAAGAAATCACCAGCCGAAAAGTGCGCATGAGGGGGGAACTCCAGAACTTCGCAAAGGCCGCCATTCTAGCGGCTGCGCAGCAAAACTGCAGTATGGATGACACCTTGCGTCGCCAGACGGTGCTCGAGCCTGCCACCGGAGGCTTCGCCTGCGCTGGCAGGCGAGTACTTTTGCCGGGATTCTTCAAGTACTCAATTGTGATTATCTGCGTCATTATTTAACGACGGGCCAGTTCTCGGCCTATTGATCACAATTCAATTAAATAAAAGCCCGGTTTAATGTTTACTTGATGAAACAGCCTGACTATTATTGCCGCACTGTCCCCTGACACTCAGCGTCACAACATAAGGTAGTCCCCATGTCCTTGATCAACGAATATCGTGCCACAGAAGAAGCCATCAAAGAGCTTCAAGCCCGTTTGAAGAACCTGTCGCAAGACGACAAACTGCAAACCGAGCTGGAATTCGAAGGCAAACTGCGCGCCCTGATGGCCGAATATTCCAAGTCGCTGCGTGACATCATCGCGCTGTTGGATCCAGAATCCAAAACCAAGGCACCTCGTGGCGGCGCAGTGAAAACCACCGGCACCAAGCGCGCGCGCAAAGTTAAACAATACAAAAACCCGCACAACGGCGAAGTCATCGAAACCAAAGGTGGCAACCACAAGACTCTGAAAGAGTGGAAAGCCAAGTGGGGCGGTGACGTGGTTGAAGGCTGGTCCACCCTGCTGGGCTAAGCCTCACCGCTTGAAACCGCGACAAAAAGAACGCCAGCAAATGCTGGCGTTTTTTTATTCCTGGAGTTCGGCAATGGCTATTTTCATTTTCAAAGATTGAATCGCTCTCGCAATACCTCGACATAACTGCTCCATTCACCGAGTACTTCCTGCTGAAACGGTGTGGCAGTCAAATTCAACTGGGCCGCGGCCTGTACGAAAGTTTCCAGGGTATTCGGCGCCCCCCAAACAACGTCTGACAAACGTTGCTGACAGAATAATCGCCAGCGCTCTTGTTCTTCGAAACTCAACGTATCGAAAAAGTTACGTGCTCGATAGCGAAACAATAATTCCGGTAAACGTTCATCATCGAAAAGCCACTTCTCGCGGGCCAATTGCTGCGGGTCCGCCGCGCGGACTTGCTCACAAAGACGCCGATCGCGATCACCGATAAAACCGTCGTACAACTGTTGTTCGGGGTCCTGGCTCTGGGCGAAATCTTCACTGGCATAAATGGCCTGGAGCTTGTCTCGCCAAACGGGCTGTGCGTCATTTAGTCGCAATGCCCGCGCCTGGTACAACGCCATGTCCAGGCCCAGGCGCTGCTGATCCTCCGGGCGCAGGACCGACAGCGGCGCGACTACCGGGCATTTGTTGATGTGGATGAGTTTGAGCGGCACGGGCAACTCGCCCTCGGCCAACTCCTCGCGCCGGGTATACAGGCGCTGGCGCAGGGTCTCGGCATCGAGGTCGAGCAAGCCTTGAGGGTCCAGATGCAGGTCGCAGACAATCAACGCATTCTTGTTGCGTGGGTGCCAGGCCAGCGGCAAAACCACCCCTACATAACTGCGCGCGGCGGAGAAGCGCCCGGAAATGTGCACCATCGGCTGCAACAGGCGGATCTGGTCCATCACTTTGTGTTTGCTGCGCAACTGGAACAACCAGTCATACAGCTTCGGCTGCTTCTCGCGGATCAGCCGCGCCAGCGCGATGGTGGCGCGCACGTCGGACAGCGCTTCGTGGGCATGACCGTGATCAATGCCATTGGCGGCGGTCAGGCGTTCGAGTTTGAGGGTCACCCGCCCTTCGTCATCCTGCGGCCAGATCAGGCCATCGGGACGCAGCGCATACGCTGCGCGCACCACGTCGATCAGATCCCAGCGGCTGTTACCGCCCTGCCACTCACGGGCGTAGGGGTCGAAAAAATTGCGGTACAGGCTGTAGCGGGTCATCTCGTCGTCGAAACGCAAGGTGTTGTAACCCGCGCCACAGGTGCCCGGCGCCGCCAGTTCGGCGTGCACCCGGGTCATGAAATCGGCTTCGCTCAAACCGCGTTCGCTCAGTTGGCCCGGCGTGATCCCGGTGATCGCGCACGCCGCCGGATGCGGCAGGATGTCGTCACCGAGCTGGCAATACAGGTTGACCGGCTCACCAATGACATTGAGATCGAAATCCGTGCGCAGCCCCGCCACTTGCAGCGGGCGGTCGCAACGAGGGTTGATGCCGGTGGTTTCGTAGTCGTACCAGAAGATCGAGGTCACGGGCTGTTCCTGAACTGAAGATCGACAAAGTCTAGGCGTTTGCATCCCGCCCCGGCCAGCGATCTTGCATCCAGACACGACTGGCCAGGCAACAAGCACGAATCAGCTATGTCGTTTTCCCCCAAGAGGCTGCTAGCATCGGTGACAGCCACAACATCAGGTTGCCCATGCTCGAGACCACAGCACTGCCAAGGAAAGCGCCGCTGTCCCCGCCACTGGATACGCGGCATCAGGTTGAAACGCCGGAAGGCATCGACCTGCCACTGCGCCCGGCGGGGTTGATGGTTCGTGCGCTGGCCTTCGCCATCGACCTGGGCTTGCGCGGGCTGATCCTCGGCCTGCTGTTCATCGTCCTGGCCTTCCTCGGCAAGCTCGGTGCCGGGCTGGGAGCGATCCTGCTGTTCGTGGTGAGCTGGTGGTACATGGTGCTGTTCGAAGTACTCAACCAGGGACGCTCGCCCGGCAAGCAATGGATGGGCCTGCGGGTGGTGCAGGACGACGGCACGCCAATCGACTGGTCCGCTTCGTTGTTGCGCAATCTGCTGCGCTTTGTCGACATGCTGCCCTTCGGCTATTTCCTGGGCACCCTCAGTTGCCTGCAACACCCCAATTTCAAGCGCCTGGGTGACCTCGCCGCCGGCACGCTGGTGATCTACCGCGAACAGCCGATCACCCGGCCCCAGGTGCCTGATGTCGAACCTCGGCGTGCACCGTTCGCCCTGACACTGAGCGAACAGCGCGCCGTTCTCGGCTTTGCCGAGCGCCAGGCTGAACTGTCGCCCGCGCGGGTCAATGAGCTCTCGGCGATCCTCGCCCAACCGTTGCAGGTGCCGCCGCCCCAGGCGCTGGCACAACTCAATGGCGTCGCCCGTGGCTTGCTGGGGCCGGCATGAAGCAAAGTCTTTTCGAACATCGCCACAAGGCCGAATGGGCGCAGTTTTCGCTGCTGCTCGACCGGCTCGAGCGCAACAAGGACGCCTCGCGCGTCGCCAGTTTCCCCAGGGACTACCGGCGGCTCTGCCAGCAACTGGCGCTGGCTCAGGAGCGTGGCTACAGCAGTTTTCTGATCGACTCGTTGCAACAGCAAGTGCTACGCGGACATCAACAGTTGTACCGGCATCGCAGCCGCCTGGGGGCGAACATCGCCGGTTTCATCCTCGCCGATTTCCCGCGCCTGGTGCGCGAGCAGTGGCGCTTCGTGCTCGCGGCGAGCCTGATGTTCTTCGGCAGCCTGATCGGCTTTGCCGTGCTGGTGTACCTGTTCCCGGACCTGGTCTACAACCTGATTCCGTTCGAACAGATCAGCCAGATGCACGACATGTACGACCCAGTCGCCGGCCACCTGGGTCGCCCGGAAGAACGGGCGGCCAGTGAAGACTGGGTGATGTTCGGCTACTACATCATGCACAACATCGGGATCGCCTTTCAGACCTTCGCCAGCGGTTTGCTGTTCGGCCTGGGCAGTGCGTTCTTCCTGTTCTTCAATGGCCTGATGATCGGCGCCGTGGCCGGGCACCTGACGCAGATCGGCTACGGGCAGACCTTCTGGTCGTTCGTGATCGGCCACGGCGCCTTCGAACTCAGCGCCATCGCCCTGGCGGGTGCCGCCGGCCTGCAACTGGGCTGGGCACTGATCGCACCGGGACGCCTGTCCCGCGCCGAAGCGTTACGCCTGGCGGCACGCAAAAGCGTGCTGCTGATCTGCGGGGTCATGCTGTTTCTGTTGATCGCGGCGTTCATCGAAGCCTACTGGTCGTCGATGACCGCACCGGCACCGCTGACCAAGTACCTGGTGGGCGCGGCGCTGTGGGTGCTGGTGGCGATCTATCTGTTGTTTGCCGGACGCAGCCGTCATGCGCCTGAGTGACGCCACCGTGGTTATCCGCCCGCGCAGCACCTGGGAAGCCATGGACCTCGGCGTGCTGCTGAGCCAGCGCCATCGCCGCCTGTTGATGGTCAGTTGGGCGATCGTCACCCTGCCAGTGTTCGCCCTGCTGAGCGCGTTGCTGTGGGATTCGCCGTCGCTGGCGGTGTTGATTTTCTGGTGGTTGAAACCGGCATTCGAACGCCTGCCGCTGTACATCCTGTCCAAGGCCATGTTCGGTGACACGCCCACCCTCAGGCAGGCGTTGCGCCAATGGCCACGCTTGCTCAAACCGCAGTTGCTGGCGAGCCTGACCTGGCGTCGCCTGAGCCTGAGTCGCAGCTTTTTGCTGCCGGTGGTGCAGCTCGAAGGCCTGGACGGCCTGGAGCGGCAACAGCGCCTGCTGGTCCTGATGCAGCGCGACGCCGGCGCGGCGCGCTGGCTGACGATCATTGGCGTGCATCTGGAAGGCGCGTTATGGATAGGCCTGATGGCGTTGTTCTATCTGCTGCTGCCCTCGCAGGTGGAAATCGACTGGGGCTGGCAGACCCTGCTGTCCGCCGCCACCCAGGACTGGCGCTGGCTGGAACACCTGACCAATGCGTTCTACGTGCTGGTGCTGGTGGTGTGGGAGCCGATCTACGTGGCGTGTGGTTTCAGCCTGTATTTGAACCGGCGCACGGTGCTGGAGGCCTGGGACATCGAGCTGGTGTTCCGCCGCCTGCGCCAACGCCTGAGCGGCACCGCCGTGCTCCTGCTGCTGGCGGCGGTTCTCCTGGTGCCGGGCACGCCCAGCGTATGGGCCGAAGAGCCGGCCACGGGCCCCGACAGCCCGCGCCTGCTGAACCAGCCGCTGACCAGCCAGGCGTCGCGCGACGGCATCCGGGCGATCCTCGACCAGCCACCGTTCAAGAACCGGGAAACGGTCACCCGCTATCGCTTCGGCGAAGACAAACCGGCGGCCGAAACCGCGGACGAAGGTCACAGTCCCGCGTGGTTGAAGTTTTTGCAAAAATGGCTGAACAGCCAGCATCTCGGCACCCTGGCCAGCGTGATCGAAGTGTTGCTGTGGAGCTTCGTCATCGGCGCGATCGCCTTGCTGGCCTGGCGTTACCGTGACTGGTTGCAGGCGTTCGTCAGTCGTCGTCCGAAGTTACCGGGCAAGGCATCACGCACGTTACCGCAGCAGGCGTTCGGCCTCGACCTGAACCGCGACACCCTGCCCGCCGACATCGCCACCAGCGCCGAAGAGCTGTGGCAATCCAACCCCCGGGAGGCGCTCGGCCTGCTCTACCGCGCGCTGCTCAGCCACTTGCTGCACGACTATCATCTGGCGCTGACACCCGCCGACACCGAAGGCCAGGTACTGACGCGCATCGAGCGCCTGCAACGCCCCGAGTTAATGGCCTTCAGTCAAACCCTCACCCGCCATTGGCAGAACATGGCCTACGGGCATCGCCTGCCCGCCCCCTCCGTGCAACAGGAGTTATGCCAGGGCTGGCGCAGCATTTTTGGTGTGGGAGCACCACGTTGAACCGGCGCCTCGGGCTGCTCGCCGGCATCGTCATTGCGCTGCTGCTGGCGGCGCTGAGCGTGTACCTGTATGGCAAGGCGACGCCCTATCAGGAGGAAGTCGATCACGGCCCTGCGCCCGAGGCGGCTGCCAACCCGTACCTGGCCGCCGAAGACTTTCTGCGCAAACAGGGCTTGAGCGTCAGCCATGCCAATGGCCTGGACGTTCTGCCGACCCTGGAACCGCGCCAGCACAGCCTGCTGTTGCTCGGCGACCGCTCCAGCATGAGCCCGCGGCAGATTGATCAAGTGCTGAACTGGACCCGCGCCGGCGGACGCCTGCTGTTTATCGCCGAGTCTATCTGGGATGAAAAACTCGGGCGCAGCCACGACCCGCTGCTCGACCGCGTGCAGATTCACCAGTTGCTCAGCGACGATCTCAAGGATGCGCCACCACAGGCCGAGCAGGACCCCTACCCGAAACTGACCAAGCTTTACATCGAGGACGAAGACGCCCCCGCCTATGCGAGTTTTCGCACCACCTTCCACCTCGAAGACCCGCACAACCTCGTGCAGGCCTGGGCTAACAGCGCCAAGGCCACGCACATGATGCAACTGAACCACGGGCTCGGCTCGATCATCGTCGTCACCGATGCCGACCTGTGGAAAAACGATGCCATCGAGCGCTACGACAACGCCTGGCTGCTCTGGTACCTGACCGCCGATACCCGCGTAACGCTGATGTTCAACACCGATCACGACGGCCTGCTGACCCTGTTGCTGCGCTATTTCCCCCAGGCCCTGGTCGCCCTCGCCGCCCTGATCATGTTGGCTCTGTGGCATGTCGGCGTGCGCCAGGGGCCGCTGATCGGGGCGACGCCACGGGCCCGCCGGCAACTGCACGAACACCTGCGCGCCAGCGCCGACTTCATGTGGCGCCGCAGCGGTCAGGCCAGCCTGTTGCAGGCCTTGCAGCAGGACATCCTGCGCCGGGTCCGACGCCGTCACCCCGGCTTCGAACAACTGGGTGTCGCCGAACAATGGCTGGTCATTGCCCGCCTGACCGGCCAGCCCACACGCGCCATCAGCCAGGCCATGGGCCCCCGTACGAAACAACGGCTGTCCAGCGTTGAATTCAGCCGTCAGGTCGCCCACCTGCAAACCTTGAGGAATGCCTTATGAGTGAACAGATCGAGCCCGGCACGCCGAGCCACGCAGAGCAGCAACGCCTGCGCGCCATCCAGTTGGCGCAGGCGATCAGGGGTGAACTGCAAAAAGTCGTGATCGGTCAGGACGCGGTGATCGACGACGTGCTCTGTGCGCTGATCGCCGGCGGCCACGTGTTGCTCGAAGGCGTGCCGGGGCTGGGCAAGACCCTGCTGGTGCGCGCCCTCGCCCGCTGCTTTGGCGGCGAGTTCGCGCGCATCCAGTTCACCCCGGACCTGATGCCCAGCGATGTCACCGGGCATGCGGTGTACGACTTGCAGACCGAGCAATTCAAGCTGCGCAAGGGGCCGCTGTTCACCCACCTGCTGCTGGCCGACGAGATCAACCGCGCCCCGGCGAAAACCCAGGCGGCGCTGCTCGAAGCCATGCAGGAACGCCAGGTCACCCTTGAAGGTCGCGCCCTGCCCATCGCGCAGCCGTTCATGGTGCTCGCCACGCAGAACCCGATCGAACAGGAAGGCACCTACCCGTTGCCGGAAGCCGAGCTGGATCGCTTCATGCTCAAGGTGCGCATGGACTACCCGGATGCCGAGCAGGAATTGCAAATGGTCCGTCAGGTCAGCCGCTCGACCCGCGCCGACATGCTCGATGTGCAGCCGCTGCGCACGGTGTTGCAGGCCAAGGACGTGTTGGCCTTGCAGCGCATCGCCAGCGAGCTGCCGCTGGACGATCAGGTGCTCGACTATGCCGTGCGCCTGGCGCGCACCACCCGCAGCTGGCCGGGCCTGAGCCTCGGCGCCGGGCCGCGGGCGTCCATCGCGCTGGTGCGCTGCGCACGGGCGCGGGCGTTGTTACGCGGCGGTGAGTTCGTGATTCCTGATGACATCAAGGGCAGCGCGCTGGCGGTGTTGCGCCATCGCGTGCGCATTGCCCCGGAGCTGGACATCGAAGGGCTGGAGGTCGATCAGGTGTTGCGCCAGCTGCTCGATCAAGTGCCGGCACCGCGCCTGTGAAACCCTCGCGCCTGCTGCTGA
This DNA window, taken from Pseudomonas sp. MYb118, encodes the following:
- a CDS encoding YbhN family protein, encoding MSRGILLLVALLAALLIPLLLGGNQTWARLQAFPLNWLLVMFAMILLCWLVNTQRLRLLLGDQRAKVSPVKSLGVVMAAEFAYCATPGGSGGPLTIMALLARNGVRPARGSAVFAMDQLSDLLFFLCALVGILIYALFQHLSERMEWLLMVSALSLFGGLLSCVAIARYHRLLIRLGGRLLVRLNVKGSTRLRWARKLLHFLAAFTDTLKLPFNTLITVFALTCVHWLLRYSVLYLALRGLGADLQWAWSFLIQMLSLSAGQFSLLPGGAGAAELTSAALLTPMVGKSTAAAAILIWRAVTYYFYLVVGGPVFLLMLGRPLLKKLMRPKQA
- the purU gene encoding formyltetrahydrofolate deformylase, whose product is MRTFRLVISCPDRVGIVAKVSNFLASHNGWITEASHHSDNQSGWFFMRHEIRADSLPFGIEAFREAFAPIAEEFSMDWRITDTAQKKRVVLMASRESHCLADLLHRWHSDELDCEISCVISNHDDLRSMVEWHGIPYYHVPVNPQDKEPAFAEVSRLVKQHDAEVVVLARYMQILPPALCSEYAHKVINIHHSFLPSFVGAKPYHQASMRGVKLIGATCHYVTEELDAGPIIEQDVVRVSHSDSIEDMVRFGRDVEKMVLARGLRYHLEDRVLVHGNKTVVF
- the mvaT gene encoding histone-like nucleoid-structuring protein MvaT encodes the protein MSLINEYRATEEAIKELQARLKNLSQDDKLQTELEFEGKLRALMAEYSKSLRDIIALLDPESKTKAPRGGAVKTTGTKRARKVKQYKNPHNGEVIETKGGNHKTLKEWKAKWGGDVVEGWSTLLG
- the sbcB gene encoding exodeoxyribonuclease I, with amino-acid sequence MTSIFWYDYETTGINPRCDRPLQVAGLRTDFDLNVIGEPVNLYCQLGDDILPHPAACAITGITPGQLSERGLSEADFMTRVHAELAAPGTCGAGYNTLRFDDEMTRYSLYRNFFDPYAREWQGGNSRWDLIDVVRAAYALRPDGLIWPQDDEGRVTLKLERLTAANGIDHGHAHEALSDVRATIALARLIREKQPKLYDWLFQLRSKHKVMDQIRLLQPMVHISGRFSAARSYVGVVLPLAWHPRNKNALIVCDLHLDPQGLLDLDAETLRQRLYTRREELAEGELPVPLKLIHINKCPVVAPLSVLRPEDQQRLGLDMALYQARALRLNDAQPVWRDKLQAIYASEDFAQSQDPEQQLYDGFIGDRDRRLCEQVRAADPQQLAREKWLFDDERLPELLFRYRARNFFDTLSFEEQERWRLFCQQRLSDVVWGAPNTLETFVQAAAQLNLTATPFQQEVLGEWSSYVEVLRERFNL
- a CDS encoding RDD family protein, with protein sequence MLETTALPRKAPLSPPLDTRHQVETPEGIDLPLRPAGLMVRALAFAIDLGLRGLILGLLFIVLAFLGKLGAGLGAILLFVVSWWYMVLFEVLNQGRSPGKQWMGLRVVQDDGTPIDWSASLLRNLLRFVDMLPFGYFLGTLSCLQHPNFKRLGDLAAGTLVIYREQPITRPQVPDVEPRRAPFALTLSEQRAVLGFAERQAELSPARVNELSAILAQPLQVPPPQALAQLNGVARGLLGPA
- a CDS encoding stage II sporulation protein M; the protein is MKQSLFEHRHKAEWAQFSLLLDRLERNKDASRVASFPRDYRRLCQQLALAQERGYSSFLIDSLQQQVLRGHQQLYRHRSRLGANIAGFILADFPRLVREQWRFVLAASLMFFGSLIGFAVLVYLFPDLVYNLIPFEQISQMHDMYDPVAGHLGRPEERAASEDWVMFGYYIMHNIGIAFQTFASGLLFGLGSAFFLFFNGLMIGAVAGHLTQIGYGQTFWSFVIGHGAFELSAIALAGAAGLQLGWALIAPGRLSRAEALRLAARKSVLLICGVMLFLLIAAFIEAYWSSMTAPAPLTKYLVGAALWVLVAIYLLFAGRSRHAPE
- a CDS encoding DUF4129 domain-containing protein yields the protein MRLSDATVVIRPRSTWEAMDLGVLLSQRHRRLLMVSWAIVTLPVFALLSALLWDSPSLAVLIFWWLKPAFERLPLYILSKAMFGDTPTLRQALRQWPRLLKPQLLASLTWRRLSLSRSFLLPVVQLEGLDGLERQQRLLVLMQRDAGAARWLTIIGVHLEGALWIGLMALFYLLLPSQVEIDWGWQTLLSAATQDWRWLEHLTNAFYVLVLVVWEPIYVACGFSLYLNRRTVLEAWDIELVFRRLRQRLSGTAVLLLLAAVLLVPGTPSVWAEEPATGPDSPRLLNQPLTSQASRDGIRAILDQPPFKNRETVTRYRFGEDKPAAETADEGHSPAWLKFLQKWLNSQHLGTLASVIEVLLWSFVIGAIALLAWRYRDWLQAFVSRRPKLPGKASRTLPQQAFGLDLNRDTLPADIATSAEELWQSNPREALGLLYRALLSHLLHDYHLALTPADTEGQVLTRIERLQRPELMAFSQTLTRHWQNMAYGHRLPAPSVQQELCQGWRSIFGVGAPR
- a CDS encoding DUF4350 domain-containing protein, which codes for MNRRLGLLAGIVIALLLAALSVYLYGKATPYQEEVDHGPAPEAAANPYLAAEDFLRKQGLSVSHANGLDVLPTLEPRQHSLLLLGDRSSMSPRQIDQVLNWTRAGGRLLFIAESIWDEKLGRSHDPLLDRVQIHQLLSDDLKDAPPQAEQDPYPKLTKLYIEDEDAPAYASFRTTFHLEDPHNLVQAWANSAKATHMMQLNHGLGSIIVVTDADLWKNDAIERYDNAWLLWYLTADTRVTLMFNTDHDGLLTLLLRYFPQALVALAALIMLALWHVGVRQGPLIGATPRARRQLHEHLRASADFMWRRSGQASLLQALQQDILRRVRRRHPGFEQLGVAEQWLVIARLTGQPTRAISQAMGPRTKQRLSSVEFSRQVAHLQTLRNAL
- a CDS encoding AAA family ATPase, with product MSEQIEPGTPSHAEQQRLRAIQLAQAIRGELQKVVIGQDAVIDDVLCALIAGGHVLLEGVPGLGKTLLVRALARCFGGEFARIQFTPDLMPSDVTGHAVYDLQTEQFKLRKGPLFTHLLLADEINRAPAKTQAALLEAMQERQVTLEGRALPIAQPFMVLATQNPIEQEGTYPLPEAELDRFMLKVRMDYPDAEQELQMVRQVSRSTRADMLDVQPLRTVLQAKDVLALQRIASELPLDDQVLDYAVRLARTTRSWPGLSLGAGPRASIALVRCARARALLRGGEFVIPDDIKGSALAVLRHRVRIAPELDIEGLEVDQVLRQLLDQVPAPRL